The Candidatus Deferrimicrobiaceae bacterium genome includes a window with the following:
- a CDS encoding transketolase C-terminal domain-containing protein, producing RGTAAGVPIPADPEPVPWGRGELLADGKDILLLAIGATVATSLSAAEELRKRGISAAVVDARFVKPMDASLIVPLVQRVGRVLTVEENVLAGGFGSAVLEMLEEHDVRPQGFHRIGVRDTFVEHGSQAELREAYGLSDDSVIAEAARLFAQGWHLLPSIFSGIRSRIEKIV from the coding sequence CGGGGAACCGCTGCGGGGGTCCCCATCCCCGCGGACCCGGAGCCCGTTCCCTGGGGCAGGGGGGAGCTGCTCGCCGACGGAAAGGACATCCTCCTCCTCGCCATCGGGGCCACGGTGGCCACATCCCTGTCCGCCGCCGAGGAACTCCGGAAGCGGGGGATCTCGGCCGCCGTGGTGGACGCCCGGTTCGTCAAACCGATGGACGCCTCGCTCATCGTCCCCCTTGTCCAGCGCGTCGGACGGGTGCTGACGGTCGAGGAGAACGTGCTCGCGGGGGGGTTCGGGAGCGCCGTCCTCGAAATGCTCGAGGAGCACGACGTGCGCCCCCAGGGGTTCCACCGGATCGGAGTTCGGGACACGTTCGTGGAGCACGGGTCGCAGGCCGAGCTGCGCGAGGCGTACGGCCTTTCCGACGATTCGGTGATCGCGGAGGCGGCGCGCCTCTTTGCCCAGGGCTGGCACCTGCTTCCGTCGATCTTCAGCGGCATCCGGTCCCGGATCGAGAAGATTGTCTGA